The Streptomyces sp. WZ-12 genome segment GCGCCATGTACACCCGCAGATAGTTGGTCTCGGTGCCGTACGACGGCCCCCACACCTCCTGGAGCAACTGCTTCTGGCTGACCAGTCGGCCCTGGTTGCGGACCAGGACCTCCAGCAGGTGCCACTCCGTGGGCGTCAGACGGATGTCCCGACCGCCCCGGTTGACCTTCTTCGCCGCCAGATCGACCGTGAACCCCTCGGTCTCCACGATCACCTCGTCGTCCGCCGGCCCGGTCGGCTCCGCCCGGCGCACCGCCGCCCGCAGCCGCGCCAGCAGCTCGTCCATCCCGAACGGCTTGGTCACGTAGTCGTCGGCGCCCGCGTCCAGCGCCTCCACCTTCTCGTCCGACGTCTGCCGGGCGGACAGCACCAGGATCGGGACTCTCGACCAGCCGCGCAGTCCCTTGATGACCTCCACCCCGTCCATATCGGGCAGTCCCAGGTCCAGGACCACGACATCGGGATGGCGGGCCGCGGCGAGCTTCAGGGCCGTCGCCCCGTCCGGGGCGGCGTCCACCTCGTACTTGCGCGCCTTCAGGTTGATCACAAGGGCGCGGACGATCTGCGGCTCGTCATCGACCACAAGCACCCGGTTCACTGGCGTTCTCCTCGCGGTGTCGGTCGCCGACGGACAACGCCCGCCGGCCAGGTGGTGAGTGCGGCCGGTATTGCCCGACCGCCGTGCTGGGCCCCTCCCGGGCCACGCGGCGGGCACGTACCGTCACCGGAACGCGGCCGTATCCCGCCGCAGGTACGACCGCCCAGGCCCCGACTCATGTCGTCGCCTGCGCCGGAAGATCAGGGCGGACCGGCGGAACGCCCGGGGCGGCGGGAAGCGTCAGCACCATCGTCATGCCGCCCCCCGGAGTGTCCTCCGCCGCCAACGTCCCACCGATCGCCTCCGCGAAACCACGCGCCACGGCCAGCCCGAGCCCCACCCCGGCGCCCCGCGGAGCGTCCCCGTACCGCTGGAACGGCTCGAAGATCCGGTCCTTGGCGCTGTCCGGCACCCCCGGACCCCGGTCGGCGATCCGCAGCTCCACCCGGTCGCCGAGCGCGCTGGCCGCGACCAGCACCGCCTCCCCGTCCGGGCTGTACTTCACGGCGTTCTCCACCAGATTGGCCACCGACCGCTCCAGCAGCCCCGGGTCCACCGCCACCATCGGCAGCTCCTCCGGGATGTCCAACGCGACACTGCCCTCCGGGACACCGCCCAGCGCCATCGGCACCACCTCGTCGAGGTCGATCTCCCGGATCAGCGGCGTGACCGTCCCGGTCTGCAGCCGCGACATGTCCAGCAGATTGCCCACCAGGTGATCCAGCCGGTCCGCGCCCGCCTCGATGCCCTCCAGCAGCTCCGCCTCGTCCTCCTCCGACCACGCCACATCGTCCGACCGCAACGACGTCACCGACGCCTTGATGCTCGCCAGCGGCGTCCGCAGATCATGGCTGACCGCGGCCAGCAACGCGGTCCGTATCCGGTTGCCCTCCGCCAGCTCCTGGGCCCGCTCGGCCTCTCCCACCAGCCGCTGCCGGTCCAGGACGACGGCGGCCTGCGCGGCGAACGCGGCCAGCACCCGGCGGTCCTCCGCCGGCAGCACCCGGCCGGTCAGCGCCAGCGCCATGTGGTCCCCCACCGGCATGTCCACGTCCGCGTCCTCGGGGCGCCGCAGCGGGGGCACGCTCTCGTCGCCGCCGGCCCGGCCCGCGCACGTCCACGGATCGACGTCGCTGCGCCGCTCCAGCAGCGCCACGGTGTCCATCCCGAACGTCTCCCGCACCCGCTCCAGCAGCGCGTCCAGCGTGGTCTCGCCGCGCAGCACGCTGCCCGCCAGGAACGACAGGATCTCCGACTCGGCGCGCAACCGCGCCGCCTGGTGGGTCCGCCGGGTGGCCAGATCCACCACCGACGCCACCGACACCGCCACCGCGAAGAAGATCGCTATCGCCACGATGTTCTTCGGGTCGTTGACCGTGAGCGTGTGGGTGGGCGGCGTGAAGTAGAAGTTCAGCAGCAACGAGCCGACCGCCGCCGACGCCAGCGCCGGCAACTGCCCACCGAGCAGCGCCGCGATGACCGTCAGGAACAGGAACAGCAGCACGTCGTTGGCGAGCCCCGGCCCGTTCGAGATCTTGGTCAGCAGCAACGACAACAGCGCCGGACCGCCGACCCCGACCAGCCAGCCGGCGACGATCCTCGACCGCCCCAGCCGCGCCCCCCGCGCCACCGGCAGCCCCCGGCCCTTGGCCACCTCGTCGTGCGTCACGATGTGCACGTCGAGGTCCGGCCCGGACTCCCGGGCCACCGTCGCCCCCACACCCGGGCCGAAGATGTACTGCCACGACTTGCGGCGGCTCGATCCGAGCACGATCTGAGTGGCGTTCACCCCCCGGGCGAACTCCAGCAACGCGCTCGGTATGTCGTCCCCGATGACGTGATGGAAGGTCCCGCCGAGGTCCTCCACCAGGGTCCGCTGGACCGCGAGTTCCTTCGGCGAGGCCGAGGTCAGCCCGTCGCTGCGGGCGATGTAGACGGCGAGCACCTCGCTGCCCGACCCCTTCGCGGCCATCCGCGCGGCCCGGCGGATCAGCGTCCGCCCCTCCGGACCGCCGGTCAGCCCGACCACGATCCGCTCCCGCGCCTGCCACGTCGAGCGGATCGAATGCTCCGCCCGGTACTGCTGGAGGTACTCGTCCACCCGGTCGGCCACCCACAGCAGCGCCAGCTCCCGCAGCGCGGTGAGGTTGCCCGGCCGGAAGTAGTTCGACAGCGCCGCGTCGACCTTGTCCGACTGGTAGATGTTGCCGTGCGCCATCCGCCGCCGGATCGCCTGCGGCGACATGTCGACCAACTCGATCTGGTCGGCCCGCCGGACGACCTCGTCCGGCACCGTCTCCCGCTGCCGCACTCCCGTTATTGACTCGACGACGTCCCCGAGCGATTCCAGGTGCTGGATGTTCACCGTCGAGATCACCGTGATCCCGGCTTCCAGCAACTCCTCGACGTCCTGCCAGCGCTTGCCGTTGCGGGACCCGGGAACGTTGGTGTGCGCCAGCTCGTCGACCAGCGCCACGGCCGGTTTCCGCTCCAGCACCGCGTCGACGTCCATCTCCGTGAACGTCGACCCGCGGTACTCCAGCTCCCGTCGCTGCACCTGCTCCAGGCCGTGCAGCATCACCTCGGTGCGGGGCCTGCCGTGGTGCTCGACGAACGCCACCACGACGTCCGTACCGCGCTCCACGCGCCGATGCGCCTCCGACAGCATCGCGTACGTCTTGCCGACGCCCGGTGCCGCGCCGAGATATATCCGTAGCTTGCCGCGTGCCATGGCCCCATTGTCTTACGTGAAGGCCGCCCCCACCGGGCTAGACCTGATGCGACCCTACCGACCGTTTCGCCGAAAAAAGCCCCAGGTAGCGGCTTCTCGCCCGGTCTTTACGCGACTCTGATACACCTTCTGAGCAGGGAGCTGATCGGGCTGCCGGGCACTCTGGTAAGGGACGCCACCGACCCTCCGGCGACCGCCTCCGGGCCGCCGAAACGGGTCGCCCGCGACCGGAATCACTGGCCGAAACAAAGCGATCGCCCCTGCCGAGACCCCCTGCCACGATGCCTCCCATGACCCCCATGTCCCCCACGAGCCACCCGACCCCCGCCTCCTCCGAACACCCCACCAGCGCCGCCTCGGTGCGCGTCGTCCACACCGCCGACCTCGACACCGCCACCCTCAACGCCGCCCGCATCCTCCTCTACGACGTCTTCGACGACATGACCGCCGAGGACTGGGAGCACGCCCTCGGCGGCCTGCACGCCCTCGTCCACGAGGACGGCGAACTGATCGGCCACGCCGCCGTCGTCCAACGCCGCCTACTGCACAACGGCCGGGCCCTGCGCTGCGGCTACGTCGAGGGCGTCGGCGTCCGCGCGGAC includes the following:
- a CDS encoding response regulator; translation: MNRVLVVDDEPQIVRALVINLKARKYEVDAAPDGATALKLAAARHPDVVVLDLGLPDMDGVEVIKGLRGWSRVPILVLSARQTSDEKVEALDAGADDYVTKPFGMDELLARLRAAVRRAEPTGPADDEVIVETEGFTVDLAAKKVNRGGRDIRLTPTEWHLLEVLVRNQGRLVSQKQLLQEVWGPSYGTETNYLRVYMAQLRRKLEGDPSHPRHFITEPGMGYRFEG
- a CDS encoding GNAT family N-acetyltransferase translates to MSPTSHPTPASSEHPTSAASVRVVHTADLDTATLNAARILLYDVFDDMTAEDWEHALGGLHALVHEDGELIGHAAVVQRRLLHNGRALRCGYVEGVGVRADHRGRGHGAALMKALERVIRNAYDLGALSAAADAATFYAARGWQPWRGHSWTLTPTGPRRTANEDGTLYVLPSSVPLAPEADLTCDWREGDVW
- a CDS encoding sensor histidine kinase, encoding MARGKLRIYLGAAPGVGKTYAMLSEAHRRVERGTDVVVAFVEHHGRPRTEVMLHGLEQVQRRELEYRGSTFTEMDVDAVLERKPAVALVDELAHTNVPGSRNGKRWQDVEELLEAGITVISTVNIQHLESLGDVVESITGVRQRETVPDEVVRRADQIELVDMSPQAIRRRMAHGNIYQSDKVDAALSNYFRPGNLTALRELALLWVADRVDEYLQQYRAEHSIRSTWQARERIVVGLTGGPEGRTLIRRAARMAAKGSGSEVLAVYIARSDGLTSASPKELAVQRTLVEDLGGTFHHVIGDDIPSALLEFARGVNATQIVLGSSRRKSWQYIFGPGVGATVARESGPDLDVHIVTHDEVAKGRGLPVARGARLGRSRIVAGWLVGVGGPALLSLLLTKISNGPGLANDVLLFLFLTVIAALLGGQLPALASAAVGSLLLNFYFTPPTHTLTVNDPKNIVAIAIFFAVAVSVASVVDLATRRTHQAARLRAESEILSFLAGSVLRGETTLDALLERVRETFGMDTVALLERRSDVDPWTCAGRAGGDESVPPLRRPEDADVDMPVGDHMALALTGRVLPAEDRRVLAAFAAQAAVVLDRQRLVGEAERAQELAEGNRIRTALLAAVSHDLRTPLASIKASVTSLRSDDVAWSEEDEAELLEGIEAGADRLDHLVGNLLDMSRLQTGTVTPLIREIDLDEVVPMALGGVPEGSVALDIPEELPMVAVDPGLLERSVANLVENAVKYSPDGEAVLVAASALGDRVELRIADRGPGVPDSAKDRIFEPFQRYGDAPRGAGVGLGLAVARGFAEAIGGTLAAEDTPGGGMTMVLTLPAAPGVPPVRPDLPAQATT